In Halomarina salina, one DNA window encodes the following:
- a CDS encoding ester cyclase — protein sequence MVTTTTVAEANVETQRRLVAEVWNDRNPDAAHEFFAEGCVAYDPTAPEAIRGPEGYAAYVRDTLRAFPNFHVDLHAVVADGNRVMTHYTVSGKNDGPFGPLPPTGRFVEMEGMSTVRYVDGRIIELREFVDTAALRRQLGLSFPAVLLTLPRLALREVRRRR from the coding sequence ATGGTCACTACCACCACTGTCGCCGAGGCGAACGTCGAGACCCAGCGACGGCTCGTCGCCGAGGTCTGGAACGACCGGAACCCGGACGCAGCCCACGAGTTCTTCGCCGAGGGATGCGTCGCCTACGACCCGACCGCTCCCGAGGCGATACGCGGTCCCGAGGGGTACGCGGCGTACGTCCGGGACACGCTCCGCGCGTTCCCGAACTTCCACGTCGACCTGCACGCCGTCGTCGCCGACGGGAACCGGGTGATGACCCACTACACGGTCTCGGGGAAGAACGACGGTCCGTTCGGCCCGCTGCCGCCGACCGGGCGGTTCGTGGAGATGGAGGGGATGTCCACCGTGCGCTACGTCGACGGGCGAATCATCGAACTCCGGGAGTTCGTCGACACGGCGGCGCTCCGCCGACAGCTCGGGCTGTCGTTCCCGGCGGTCCTGCTCACGCTCCCGCGACTCGCGCTCCGGGAGGTTCGGCGTCGACGGTAG
- a CDS encoding PQQ-like beta-propeller repeat protein: MSPSRRQVLATCGVALTAGCSSVPSFSDDDGDDQSTPEAPVPFLHEPTDWPQPNYDAANTNAAPAEAAPDGPLQRTWSASFDSRDVGHQATPVVADGQVYLTQVVDYGRRFPIRLLAIDARTGAERWRFVQGGDDAAIVGPQATVAGETVFVDATSDDGTTLYALNAADGQVLWSKRFDLRQARTAVPAHGLVHVSEPLAERDESRFAALDPRTGEQWWAQDVAGSIPWMATVGPDDVYYGQFAGDGEDHLLAFDARSGERRWGSTQPTQETVPFHDGRLYTLTPTGEEQLHTRLDAFDVDRRESVWSVEHDLGTTDDESGRDRGEFTVGAVTDDVVLTCVGFYGVDPDRVVAYDTATGDQRWEFVGEDEGGGDVYSTPTVAGDRLYLTHTQWGREGASLRVFDLASGERQATYDLPPDAVGEPVVAGGRLYVQTEHGVVAFESE, encoded by the coding sequence ATGTCGCCCTCCCGCCGGCAGGTGCTCGCGACGTGCGGTGTCGCGTTGACTGCCGGGTGTAGCTCCGTGCCGTCGTTCTCCGACGACGACGGCGACGACCAGTCCACGCCCGAGGCACCAGTCCCGTTCCTCCACGAGCCGACCGACTGGCCACAGCCGAACTACGACGCCGCCAACACGAACGCGGCCCCCGCCGAGGCCGCACCCGACGGACCACTCCAGCGGACGTGGTCGGCGTCATTCGACAGCAGAGACGTGGGCCACCAGGCGACACCGGTCGTCGCCGACGGACAGGTGTACCTCACACAGGTCGTCGATTACGGCCGACGGTTTCCGATTCGGCTCCTCGCCATCGATGCACGGACCGGTGCGGAGCGATGGCGCTTCGTGCAGGGTGGGGACGACGCCGCCATCGTCGGCCCACAGGCCACAGTCGCTGGTGAAACGGTTTTCGTGGATGCCACGAGTGACGACGGAACGACCCTCTACGCCCTCAATGCTGCCGATGGTCAGGTTCTCTGGTCGAAACGGTTCGACCTCCGCCAGGCCAGGACGGCGGTTCCCGCCCACGGTCTGGTCCACGTCTCGGAACCGCTCGCCGAGCGTGACGAGAGCCGGTTCGCCGCACTCGACCCTCGAACCGGCGAACAGTGGTGGGCTCAGGACGTCGCTGGTTCGATTCCGTGGATGGCGACGGTCGGCCCGGACGACGTCTACTACGGCCAGTTCGCCGGCGACGGTGAGGACCACCTGCTCGCGTTCGACGCCCGTTCGGGTGAGCGGCGCTGGGGCAGCACCCAGCCGACCCAGGAGACGGTTCCCTTCCATGACGGGCGACTCTACACGCTCACACCGACCGGCGAGGAGCAACTCCACACGCGGTTGGATGCGTTCGACGTCGACCGACGCGAATCCGTCTGGTCGGTCGAGCACGACCTCGGAACGACAGACGACGAGAGTGGGCGAGACCGCGGCGAGTTCACCGTCGGCGCGGTGACCGACGACGTCGTCCTCACCTGCGTCGGGTTCTACGGGGTCGACCCCGACCGCGTCGTCGCCTACGACACCGCGACGGGTGACCAGCGGTGGGAGTTCGTGGGCGAGGACGAGGGAGGCGGCGACGTGTACTCGACACCGACGGTCGCGGGCGACCGACTCTACCTCACCCACACACAGTGGGGTCGTGAGGGAGCCTCACTTCGCGTCTTCGACCTCGCCAGTGGCGAGCGACAGGCGACGTACGACCTCCCACCGGATGCCGTCGGCGAGCCAGTCGTCGCTGGCGGTCGACTGTACGTCCAGACCGAGCACGGCGTCGTCGCCTTCGAGAGCGAGTAG
- a CDS encoding adenosylcobalamin-dependent ribonucleoside-diphosphate reductase, which yields MSKADLSADELVLPVKRTDGVTLADRMTSNAYDNILPARYLQRDADGELVETQEDLFVRVAKNVALAEAVFEAEKRDETVTVTPAQLKPDHPRRDELAADVFGAGTTADTDTETDLSVYNVSKFAYDTVVPELDDEIRTHVEDVRADFQEAMERLSFVPNSPTLMNAGGELQQLSACFVDSPEDDLTDIHQTAKEAAEVFQSGGGMGYAFWRLRPFGDAVGSTGGIASGPITFMRTFDQMCETIAQGGTRRGAQMGVMRVSHPDVIEFIHAKNKDVSLAHCLRLNDPDDYTYTSFSEALEEARGLIDDDGRVPKHLRNAVEGHLSNFNISVGVTDEFMDALYEGEEYVFENPRTEEPHVATPETKEMYSRYGLGEYIEPGEVMSIPADVLWDRIVSGAHENGEPGVIYLERVNKEHSFDVEEHPDHRILATNPCGEQPLEEYEACNLGHINLSTIVAEDAPDWRVFRENHDGDLDSAVEAFLAEAIDTEEFDRRIELGTRFLEDVVTMSDFPVQKIEDKVRAMRKIGLGVMGLAQLYIQLGIRYGSDEGNEVARQLMTHINHGSKAASHDLAEERGPFEDYEDSKYANPTQYREWFEHQTGESADDWADGYPMRNHNTTTIAPTGTTSMVGNTTGGCEPIYNVAYYKNVSDDVQGDEMLVEFDDYFLRTLEANDIDAEEVKREAQEQMATNEFDGVEGLETVPNAIGELFVVTADLSGKQHAAVQCACQEGVDSAISKTCNFPNSASKEDMDEVYRYIYDHGGKGVTVYRDGTRSKQVLTTRADNAEFADEEEAAEAIVSQIEEVFGGLDGFLDDENVRAALDTEVDAVIGGAAAPDYAEKQARPDVLHGVTQRIDTGYGKVYVNINEDDHGRPFELFANIGHSGGFTNSFTEALAKVISTALRSGVDPEEIVDELQGTRSPKVAWDKGEQIQSIPDAIGTAMRRYLDDEIDKPYPKQQNLTELAEGDADAPETDGGVAAEAGLAAQDDTATDENQDITKDLIAAGESPECPTCGSMSLYMSEGCKTCQSCGWSECS from the coding sequence ATGAGCAAGGCCGACCTCTCCGCGGACGAACTCGTCTTGCCCGTCAAACGCACGGACGGGGTGACGCTCGCCGACCGGATGACGAGCAACGCCTACGACAACATCCTGCCCGCGCGCTACCTCCAGCGCGACGCCGACGGCGAACTCGTCGAGACGCAGGAGGACCTGTTCGTCCGCGTCGCGAAGAACGTCGCGCTCGCCGAGGCCGTCTTCGAGGCCGAGAAGCGCGACGAGACGGTCACCGTCACGCCCGCGCAGTTGAAGCCCGACCACCCGCGACGCGACGAACTCGCCGCCGATGTCTTCGGAGCGGGTACCACCGCCGACACGGACACCGAGACCGACCTCTCCGTCTACAACGTCTCGAAGTTCGCCTACGACACCGTCGTCCCCGAACTCGACGACGAGATTCGGACGCACGTCGAGGACGTCCGCGCGGACTTCCAGGAGGCGATGGAACGGCTCTCGTTCGTCCCCAACTCGCCGACGCTGATGAACGCGGGCGGTGAACTCCAGCAGCTCTCCGCCTGCTTCGTCGACTCGCCCGAGGACGATCTGACCGACATCCACCAGACCGCCAAGGAGGCTGCCGAGGTCTTCCAGTCGGGCGGCGGGATGGGCTACGCGTTCTGGCGACTCCGGCCGTTCGGCGACGCCGTCGGTTCGACCGGCGGTATCGCGTCGGGTCCCATCACGTTCATGCGGACGTTCGACCAGATGTGCGAGACCATCGCGCAGGGGGGCACCCGGCGCGGCGCACAGATGGGCGTCATGCGCGTCAGCCACCCCGACGTCATCGAGTTCATCCACGCGAAGAACAAGGACGTGAGCCTCGCGCACTGCCTGCGACTCAACGACCCCGACGACTACACCTACACCAGTTTCTCCGAGGCGCTGGAGGAGGCTCGCGGCCTCATCGACGACGACGGCCGCGTCCCCAAACACCTCCGCAACGCCGTCGAGGGCCACCTCTCTAACTTCAACATCTCCGTCGGCGTCACGGACGAGTTCATGGACGCGCTCTACGAGGGCGAGGAGTACGTCTTCGAGAACCCGCGCACGGAGGAGCCACACGTCGCGACGCCCGAGACCAAGGAGATGTACTCGCGCTACGGTCTCGGCGAGTACATCGAACCGGGCGAGGTCATGTCCATCCCCGCCGACGTGCTCTGGGACCGCATCGTCTCCGGCGCACACGAGAACGGCGAACCGGGCGTCATCTACCTCGAACGCGTCAACAAGGAGCACTCCTTCGACGTCGAGGAGCACCCCGACCACCGAATCCTCGCGACGAACCCGTGTGGCGAGCAGCCACTGGAGGAGTACGAGGCGTGCAACCTCGGGCACATCAACCTCTCGACCATCGTCGCCGAGGACGCCCCCGACTGGCGCGTCTTCCGCGAGAACCACGACGGCGACCTCGACTCGGCCGTCGAGGCGTTCCTGGCGGAGGCCATCGACACCGAGGAGTTCGACCGTCGCATCGAACTCGGGACGCGGTTCCTGGAGGACGTCGTCACGATGTCGGACTTCCCGGTCCAGAAGATCGAGGACAAGGTCCGCGCGATGCGGAAGATCGGACTCGGCGTCATGGGCCTCGCACAGCTCTACATCCAGCTGGGCATCCGCTACGGCAGCGACGAGGGCAACGAGGTCGCCCGACAGCTGATGACCCACATCAACCACGGCTCGAAGGCCGCCTCCCACGACCTCGCCGAGGAGCGCGGCCCCTTCGAGGACTACGAGGACTCGAAGTACGCGAACCCCACGCAGTACCGCGAGTGGTTCGAGCACCAGACCGGCGAGTCCGCCGACGACTGGGCGGACGGCTACCCGATGCGCAACCACAACACGACCACCATCGCGCCCACGGGGACCACGTCGATGGTCGGCAACACGACGGGTGGCTGTGAGCCCATCTACAACGTCGCGTACTACAAGAACGTCTCCGACGACGTGCAGGGCGACGAGATGCTCGTCGAGTTCGACGACTACTTCCTGCGCACGCTGGAGGCCAACGACATCGACGCCGAGGAGGTCAAGCGCGAGGCCCAGGAGCAGATGGCGACCAACGAGTTCGACGGCGTCGAGGGGCTGGAGACGGTCCCGAACGCTATCGGCGAGCTGTTCGTCGTCACCGCCGACCTCTCGGGCAAGCAGCACGCTGCGGTCCAGTGTGCCTGCCAGGAGGGCGTCGACTCCGCCATCTCGAAGACCTGCAACTTCCCGAACTCCGCCTCGAAGGAGGACATGGACGAGGTGTACCGCTACATCTACGACCACGGCGGGAAGGGCGTCACCGTCTACCGCGACGGCACCCGCTCGAAGCAGGTGCTGACCACGCGCGCGGACAACGCCGAGTTCGCCGACGAGGAGGAGGCCGCCGAGGCCATCGTCTCCCAGATCGAGGAGGTGTTCGGCGGCCTCGACGGGTTCCTCGACGACGAGAACGTCCGTGCGGCGCTCGACACGGAGGTCGACGCCGTCATCGGCGGCGCGGCCGCCCCGGACTACGCCGAGAAGCAGGCCCGTCCCGACGTGCTCCACGGCGTCACCCAGCGCATCGACACGGGCTACGGCAAGGTGTACGTCAACATCAACGAGGACGACCACGGCCGCCCGTTCGAACTGTTCGCGAACATCGGTCACTCCGGCGGGTTCACCAACTCCTTCACCGAGGCGCTGGCGAAGGTCATCTCGACGGCCCTGCGCTCCGGTGTCGACCCAGAGGAGATCGTCGACGAACTGCAGGGCACCCGTAGCCCGAAGGTGGCGTGGGACAAGGGCGAGCAGATCCAGTCCATCCCCGACGCCATCGGGACGGCGATGCGCCGCTACCTCGACGACGAGATCGACAAGCCGTACCCCAAACAGCAGAACCTCACCGAACTCGCGGAGGGCGACGCGGACGCACCCGAAACCGACGGCGGGGTCGCCGCCGAGGCCGGTCTCGCCGCCCAGGACGACACCGCCACCGACGAGAACCAGGACATCACGAAGGACCTCATCGCCGCCGGCGAGAGCCCCGAGTGCCCGACCTGCGGGTCGATGTCGCTGTACATGAGCGAGGGCTGCAAGACCTGCCAGTCGTGTGGCTGGTCGGAGTGCTCGTAA
- a CDS encoding winged helix-turn-helix domain-containing protein, with protein MEKALWYLLVGTRGGANRARIIRALSERPRNANQLSECLNVDYNTVRHHLDMLLEHDVVETGGGDYGKLYFLTDRFERHRDRFEAITEHI; from the coding sequence ATGGAGAAGGCACTCTGGTACCTGCTCGTCGGGACCCGCGGCGGCGCGAACCGGGCGCGCATCATCCGAGCCCTCTCCGAGCGCCCCCGCAACGCCAACCAGCTCTCGGAGTGCCTGAACGTGGACTACAACACCGTTCGACACCACCTGGACATGCTACTGGAACACGACGTCGTCGAGACCGGCGGCGGTGACTACGGGAAACTGTACTTCCTCACCGACCGCTTCGAACGCCACCGCGACCGCTTCGAGGCAATCACGGAGCACATCTGA